From Skermanella sp. TT6, a single genomic window includes:
- the htpX gene encoding zinc metalloprotease HtpX, with product MTSYFRTAILLAGMTALFLAIGYLIGGQGGMLMALLFAVGTNLFAYWNSDKMVLRMYGAREVDARSAPQFHGLVQQLSQRAGLPMPKVYIIENDQPNAFATGRNPENAAVAATSGLLRRLNHEEVAGVMAHELAHVKNRDTLIMTVTATIAGAVSMLANFAFFFGGNNRNNPLGMVGTLLMVFLAPVAAMIVQTAISRTREYEADRIGAEICGRPLWLANALVSIQDSAARIDNVQAENNPATAHMFIINPLHARSVDGLFRTHPATEERVRRLRLMAGAGRGL from the coding sequence ATGACGAGCTATTTCCGCACCGCGATCCTGCTGGCCGGCATGACCGCCCTGTTCCTGGCGATCGGCTATCTGATCGGCGGGCAGGGCGGCATGCTGATGGCGCTGCTGTTCGCGGTCGGCACCAACCTGTTCGCCTACTGGAACTCGGACAAGATGGTGCTTCGGATGTACGGCGCGCGGGAGGTGGACGCCCGCTCCGCCCCGCAGTTCCACGGCTTGGTCCAGCAGCTGTCGCAGCGCGCCGGCCTGCCGATGCCCAAGGTCTACATCATCGAGAACGACCAGCCCAACGCCTTCGCGACCGGCCGCAATCCGGAGAACGCCGCGGTCGCCGCGACCAGCGGCCTGCTCCGCCGGCTGAACCACGAGGAGGTCGCCGGCGTGATGGCCCACGAGTTGGCGCACGTGAAGAACCGCGACACCCTGATCATGACCGTGACCGCGACCATCGCGGGCGCCGTGTCGATGCTGGCCAACTTCGCGTTCTTCTTCGGCGGCAACAACCGCAACAACCCGCTGGGCATGGTCGGCACCCTGCTGATGGTCTTCCTGGCGCCGGTCGCCGCGATGATCGTGCAGACCGCGATCAGCCGGACCCGCGAATACGAGGCCGACCGGATCGGCGCGGAGATCTGCGGCCGGCCGCTATGGCTGGCCAACGCCCTGGTCAGCATCCAAGACAGCGCCGCCCGGATCGACAACGTCCAGGCCGAGAACAATCCGGCGACGGCCCACATGTTCATCATCAATCCGCTGCATGCGCGGTCGGTGGACGGGTTGTTCCGCACCCACCCCGCCACGGAGGAGCGGGTGCGCCGCCTGCGCCTGATGGCCGGCGCCGGACGCGGGCTCTGA